The window AACAGCGCGGTCAAGCGCCTCGCCAATCGCCGCGTCAATCGCCTGAGGCGTGCGCACATGGTCCAGAAAGACATCCCGGCGCAGAGCCGTAAGTCCGGCCCCTGTAGCGACCGCGGCAGCAACGCTGCGCTGATGGGTGAGGGAATCGACAAAGATCAGGCCAGAGCCTTCCAGCGCGGCAAACACGCGTGCCATGGCTGCCCGGTCCGTTGTCATGGCGCTGCCCATATGGTTATTGAAGCCGGTAGCGCCCGGAACGCGCGACAACGCCCACCCTGTCCGGCGGGCGATCTCTGCAATGTCGTGCGCGCGGATCAGCGCATTGGGTCCGGGATCAGCAAGGCCGACAGGCTCCATCGGCAGATGCAGGAATACTTCCAGCCCGGCAGCAGAAGCTGCATGCGCAATGTCCGGCGCGGCGTCAGCAAAGGGCAGGATGGAGAGTGTCAGGGGCAGGCCAGACGCTACGAGCGCATCGGCCACCGCCACCTCCGGCCCTATGTCATCAATGATGACCGCCAGCATGGGCCGCACGCCGGACATGACGAATGTTTCTTCAGGCAGAACAGGCATGGCAGCATCGGCCACAACCGGGAGGCTTTCCAGAACTGGCGCGGCTTCTCCCGGCGAAACAGCCTGGAGCGCGCCCTCCTCTGCCGCCTCACGGCTGCCCAGCTGAAACGCCAGACCGGCAAGCAGCAGCATCGCCGCGGCG is drawn from Glycocaulis alkaliphilus and contains these coding sequences:
- a CDS encoding divergent polysaccharide deacetylase family protein; the encoded protein is MSSPATSVIHMASAAAAAMLLLAGLAFQLGSREAAEEGALQAVSPGEAAPVLESLPVVADAAMPVLPEETFVMSGVRPMLAVIIDDIGPEVAVADALVASGLPLTLSILPFADAAPDIAHAASAAGLEVFLHLPMEPVGLADPGPNALIRAHDIAEIARRTGWALSRVPGATGFNNHMGSAMTTDRAAMARVFAALEGSGLIFVDSLTHQRSVAAAVATGAGLTALRRDVFLDHVRTPQAIDAAIGEALDRAVATGSAIAIGHPHAMTLAALEGLAERAEAAGVELVTVSRLAEARGRHQAS